AGTTCCAACATTGCTCTCGAGCCGATCGAACGTCGCTGCGAGCGATTCGCGAGTGACCTCCTCGAGACGCCGGATGTCGGTCTTGCTCGTGGTACGGCGGACGTCGGAGTACAGGAGACCGACCGCAGAGAGGATACCCGGCTGAGGCGGAACGATCACGGATCGCATTCCGAGTTCGCGGGCAATGTAGGGCGCGTGTAACGGGCCAGCGCCGCCGAAAGCCACGAGGGAGAAATCTCTCGGGTCGATGCCCTGTTGGACGCTGATGACGCGAGCGCTTTCGACCATGTTCATGTTCACGAGTTCGTAAATGGCCTCTGCCGCCGCGAGTGGGTCTTTGTCGATGGCTGCTCCGAGTTCCTCGAGGACGTCCATCGCGGCATCGAGTGAGAGGTTGATGGCCCCTCCACCGAGGGTCGCTTCCGGATCCATCAGCCCCAGTGCGAGGTTCGCGTCCGTTACCGTTGGGTCGGGTCCGTTCCGTCCGTAGCACGCCGGACCGGGGTCCGCACCCGCAGACTCCGGCCCGACTTTCAACAGTCCGCCGTCGTCGAGATGCGCGATCGACCCGCCACCAGCACCAATGGTCCTGATATCGTACATTGGAACGGAAACAGACTGTTCGCCGATAGCGCCCTCTGTCGTGAGTTCCGGTTCGCCGTTCCGAACCAGGCTCATGTCCGCGCTCGTCCCGCCCATATCGAAGGTGAGCACGTCTGAAGTGCCCGCGTTTTGGGCTGCCTCGGTGGCCGCGACGACCCCGGCAGCCGGGCCAGACACGCCCAGATACACGGGCTGGGTGGCCGCCTCTTCGACTGGAACGACGCCGCCGTCAGAACGCATGATGAGGGTCTCGGCGGCGTCGCAGTGGGCGTCGATTTCGTCGGTTAGACGTTCGAGGTACGCCTCCGCGACCGGCCGGGTGTACGCGTTGACAGCGGTCGTGTTCGTCCGCTCGTACTCTCTGAACTCCGGGAGGACGGAACTCGACCGCGAGACGGGGATGTCGAGGCAGTCGCGGAGGTAGTCCGCGGCTTCCCGTTCGTGTTCGTCGTTCGCATAGGAATGAAGGAAGCTGACTGCTACCGTCTCGGCGTCGGTGGCTCTGATCACGTCGACGACCTCGTCTAGCTTTTCCAGGTCGAGCGGTTCGACGACTTCGCCGTCGGAGTGAATGCGTTCTCCCACGCCAAAACAACGGTACCGGGGTACGAGCGGGTCACCCCTGTCGTAGTGCAGGTCGTAGATATCCGTCCGATCCTGCCGGTCGATCACGAACATGTCTTCGAAGCCTGCTGTCGTGACGAGTGCGGTCGGAGCGCCAGCCCGTTCCAGAATCGCGTTCGTGACGACGGTCGTACCGTGGGAGATACGACTCGCAGTCGTCACACCACTTACGGAGAGCGCGTCCCCGACCGCGCGTTCGGGTGCGTCCTTCGTAGACGGCGTCTTGACCACCTGATAGGAGTCGTCGTCGGTGTCGACACTGATGAAGTCAGTGAAAGTTCCTCCGATATCGATACCCGTGGGTGTTTGTCCCATACACTATGAGGTAACCCCCACTTTTAAAAAAGTTCTGTGGAAGGTAAGTTACGTCGACCGCCGGCCCAGATACATCTCGACGAGATCGTCCTCGTCTGTCAGTTCGTCTTTGCCACCCTCGAACCTGACGTGGCCGTTGTCCAGGATGTAAATGTACTCGGCGATGTTCAGGACTTTCCGTACGTTCTGTTCGATGAGAAGCATGTTTACCCCCGCATCCTTGAGTGTCGTGAGGTGATCAAACACGTCGTCAATGAGGTTTGGAGCGAGTCCGGCGCTCGGTTCGTCGAGGAGGAGAAACTCGGGATCGGACATGAGTGCCCTCCCGAGCGCGAGCATCGCCTGCTGACCGCCGCTCATCGACCCCGCAAGCTGTGACTCCCGTTCCTTGAGAATGGGGAACATGTCGTAGACATAACGGTATCGCTCCGAGAGGAACTC
This is a stretch of genomic DNA from Natronosalvus rutilus. It encodes these proteins:
- a CDS encoding hydantoinase/oxoprolinase family protein, with the translated sequence MGQTPTGIDIGGTFTDFISVDTDDDSYQVVKTPSTKDAPERAVGDALSVSGVTTASRISHGTTVVTNAILERAGAPTALVTTAGFEDMFVIDRQDRTDIYDLHYDRGDPLVPRYRCFGVGERIHSDGEVVEPLDLEKLDEVVDVIRATDAETVAVSFLHSYANDEHEREAADYLRDCLDIPVSRSSSVLPEFREYERTNTTAVNAYTRPVAEAYLERLTDEIDAHCDAAETLIMRSDGGVVPVEEAATQPVYLGVSGPAAGVVAATEAAQNAGTSDVLTFDMGGTSADMSLVRNGEPELTTEGAIGEQSVSVPMYDIRTIGAGGGSIAHLDDGGLLKVGPESAGADPGPACYGRNGPDPTVTDANLALGLMDPEATLGGGAINLSLDAAMDVLEELGAAIDKDPLAAAEAIYELVNMNMVESARVISVQQGIDPRDFSLVAFGGAGPLHAPYIARELGMRSVIVPPQPGILSAVGLLYSDVRRTTSKTDIRRLEEVTRESLAATFDRLESNVGTNIALPDDVTVTRTVDVRFAGQAHEVRVEVPEEIDASVTERIESEFRTRHREKFGFVMGSPIELVTFRVAVLAPTDVPRLDWSTTEDAPTQKREVFLDGEFHEATVLERRALDPEFKTDGPALVEMPDSTAVVLPDQSARVDDSQNLIVETGGER
- a CDS encoding ABC transporter ATP-binding protein; this translates as MNQHTSPAIQLKNVDSGYGENQVLHDLTMDIDAGQVNCIIGPNGSGKSTALKAINGLIPIWDGTVTMFGDDMTHASPREIVEFGIITVPQGGRVFADMSVRENLRLGAYLEDDDEFLSERYRYVYDMFPILKERESQLAGSMSGGQQAMLALGRALMSDPEFLLLDEPSAGLAPNLIDDVFDHLTTLKDAGVNMLLIEQNVRKVLNIAEYIYILDNGHVRFEGGKDELTDEDDLVEMYLGRRST